A single Carnobacterium inhibens subsp. inhibens DSM 13024 DNA region contains:
- a CDS encoding NUDIX hydrolase N-terminal domain-containing protein, translated as MTLNYLEQYRRLLSIAEAGIFYGKDPFDKERYEELQKLSLNLISHLGNEPIEKLENIIDSSEGYPTPKIDVRAFIKKENKILLVEDLTTKEWALPGGYAEVGLTPKENIIKEVMEETGLIVEDCVLIAVVDTNLRKDIPQMFQYYKLVFYCTVTGGIFKENIETSDVDFFDLDNLPKLSLNRTTKEQLMELSNSTNVYCD; from the coding sequence TATAGGAGATTGCTTTCAATAGCTGAGGCAGGAATATTTTATGGGAAAGATCCATTTGATAAAGAACGTTATGAAGAATTACAAAAGCTGTCATTGAATTTAATAAGCCATTTGGGAAATGAACCAATTGAAAAGTTGGAAAATATTATAGATTCTAGTGAAGGATACCCTACTCCTAAAATTGATGTTAGAGCGTTTATCAAGAAAGAGAATAAAATATTGCTTGTAGAAGATTTGACGACAAAAGAGTGGGCATTGCCTGGGGGTTATGCAGAAGTCGGATTAACACCCAAAGAAAATATTATAAAAGAAGTAATGGAGGAAACGGGCTTAATTGTGGAAGATTGTGTGTTGATTGCTGTAGTTGATACAAACTTACGAAAGGATATCCCTCAGATGTTTCAGTATTATAAACTGGTATTTTATTGTACAGTTACGGGCGGAATATTTAAAGAAAACATCGAAACTTCTGACGTAGATTTTTTTGACTTAGATAATCTACCTAAATTATCGTTAAATAGAACAACTAAAGAACAATTAATGGAATTATCGAATAGTACAAATGTTTATTGTGACTGA
- a CDS encoding ArsR/SmtB family transcription factor, translating to MANKEPSILDPETLTSVSKIFKILQNEARLSIIYLLKDQELSVGEITNLINMEQSAVSHKLNALKKAHLVKTRRDGKTIFYSLDDDHVFNLLEQVITHSKESN from the coding sequence ATGGCAAATAAAGAACCATCTATTTTAGATCCAGAAACACTTACATCCGTTAGTAAAATATTCAAAATTTTACAAAATGAAGCTAGACTTTCCATAATCTATTTATTAAAAGACCAAGAATTAAGTGTAGGAGAAATCACTAATTTAATAAATATGGAACAATCCGCTGTTTCTCATAAATTAAATGCACTAAAGAAAGCTCATTTAGTTAAAACTAGAAGAGACGGAAAAACCATTTTTTATAGTTTAGATGACGACCATGTTTTTAATCTATTAGAACAAGTTATCACACATAGTAAAGAATCCAACTAA
- a CDS encoding heavy metal translocating P-type ATPase, with product MSEEKKRHEWILEGIDCANCANKIENGVSKIEGVTNSNANYMTKTLSFDVDEQKELNILPVIKSKINKLEPDVTLLSKSTKLPIGKDGRASDKNKGTSHLEDSHHSHDHSHEEGNVKTTISRLVLSLLLLLAANFVPMNEIVSLGLFVAAYLVAGYDVVWRAIKNMFNGQLFDENFLMTIATISAFYIQEYPEAVAVMLFYQVGEIFQDIAVSRSRRSIADLMDIRPDYANLKLADGSTRSVSPDTIRVGDTIVIRPGEKVPLDGEIITGTSSMDTSALTGESVPRSVAVKDSVLSGFINKNGLIEVKVEKLFSESTVTKILDLVENASGRKAPTENFITKFARYYTPVVVILALVLAIIPPLVFPEATFNEWIYRASIFLVISCPCALVVSIPVGFFGGIGAASKKGILVKGSNFLEGLNDIKYVIMDKTGTLTKGKFEITDIQPVNGWNKHQLLELAAYAETHSSHPIADSIKEKYEEQIDENRITEYKDISGHGIQAIVDGKEVLAGNAKLMQKYNISFTESTKIGTIIYIAVDKEYAGHILIADAIKEDAAAGIALMKEKGVQHVIMLTGDSKSVGEAVAKELGIDEFYAELLPQDKVDKMEEIMARKGPKEKVAFVGDGINDTPVLARSDIGIAMGGLGSDAAIEAADVVIMDDKPSKIGTVMQVAKDTRRIVWQNIILALAVKGFFLILGAFGFATMWEAVFADVGVTVIAVINSMRVLKK from the coding sequence ATGTCTGAAGAAAAGAAACGCCATGAATGGATACTTGAGGGTATAGATTGTGCAAATTGTGCTAATAAGATTGAAAATGGCGTATCAAAAATTGAAGGCGTCACAAACAGCAATGCTAATTATATGACAAAGACCCTTAGTTTTGATGTTGACGAACAAAAAGAGTTGAACATTCTGCCAGTCATCAAATCAAAAATAAATAAACTAGAACCTGATGTAACGTTGCTCTCTAAATCAACTAAGCTTCCAATTGGAAAAGATGGTCGTGCATCAGATAAAAATAAAGGAACAAGCCATCTAGAAGACTCACATCATTCACACGATCATAGTCATGAAGAAGGCAATGTGAAAACTACTATTAGTCGGTTGGTCCTTTCTTTGCTTTTATTACTGGCTGCGAATTTTGTACCTATGAATGAAATAGTGTCCTTAGGATTATTTGTGGCAGCTTATCTTGTAGCCGGATACGATGTGGTCTGGAGAGCCATCAAAAACATGTTCAATGGACAACTGTTTGATGAGAATTTTTTGATGACTATCGCTACGATAAGTGCTTTTTATATTCAGGAATATCCAGAAGCGGTAGCCGTTATGCTCTTTTATCAAGTAGGAGAAATTTTCCAAGATATCGCCGTTAGTAGATCACGACGCTCGATTGCTGATTTGATGGATATAAGACCGGACTATGCAAATCTAAAGCTAGCAGATGGCAGCACGCGCAGCGTATCGCCAGACACGATTAGAGTTGGCGATACGATTGTCATACGGCCAGGAGAAAAGGTTCCTTTAGATGGGGAAATCATTACTGGAACGTCATCAATGGATACTTCTGCATTAACGGGTGAGTCTGTTCCTAGGAGTGTGGCAGTAAAGGACAGTGTATTGAGTGGATTTATCAATAAAAATGGTCTAATTGAAGTGAAAGTTGAGAAGCTTTTTTCTGAATCAACAGTTACAAAAATCCTTGATTTAGTAGAAAATGCAAGCGGTCGAAAAGCTCCAACTGAAAACTTTATTACGAAGTTTGCGCGTTACTATACACCCGTTGTTGTTATTCTGGCTTTAGTGCTAGCGATTATTCCTCCACTAGTTTTTCCAGAGGCTACATTTAATGAATGGATCTATCGAGCAAGTATTTTCCTTGTTATTTCTTGTCCGTGTGCATTGGTTGTATCAATTCCTGTGGGCTTCTTTGGTGGGATTGGAGCAGCTTCAAAAAAAGGAATTTTAGTGAAAGGAAGCAACTTCTTAGAAGGATTGAATGATATTAAATACGTCATTATGGATAAGACTGGAACGTTAACAAAGGGTAAATTTGAAATTACGGATATTCAGCCTGTAAACGGATGGAATAAACACCAATTATTAGAATTAGCTGCATATGCTGAAACTCATTCTTCACATCCAATTGCTGATTCAATTAAAGAAAAATATGAAGAACAAATTGATGAGAACCGAATCACGGAATATAAGGATATTTCAGGCCATGGTATCCAAGCAATAGTAGATGGGAAAGAAGTATTGGCAGGAAATGCAAAATTAATGCAAAAATACAACATTTCATTCACTGAATCAACTAAAATTGGAACCATTATTTATATAGCTGTCGATAAAGAGTATGCTGGTCATATTTTGATTGCAGACGCAATCAAGGAAGATGCTGCTGCAGGAATAGCATTAATGAAAGAAAAAGGCGTACAGCACGTTATTATGCTAACGGGAGACTCAAAATCAGTAGGGGAAGCCGTTGCTAAAGAATTAGGAATTGACGAGTTCTATGCAGAGCTTTTACCACAAGATAAAGTAGATAAAATGGAAGAGATTATGGCACGCAAAGGTCCAAAAGAAAAAGTAGCTTTTGTTGGTGACGGAATCAATGATACCCCTGTACTTGCCCGTTCAGATATAGGGATCGCAATGGGAGGATTAGGTTCAGACGCAGCAATTGAAGCAGCTGATGTCGTTATAATGGACGATAAACCATCTAAAATTGGAACAGTCATGCAAGTCGCAAAAGATACTCGAAGAATTGTATGGCAAAATATAATTTTAGCCCTTGCAGTAAAAGGTTTTTTCTTAATACTAGGAGCATTTGGCTTTGCAACCATGTGGGAAGCTGTTTTTGCAGATGTTGGCGTAACGGTTATTGCCGTTATAAACTCAATGCGAGTACTAAAAAAATAA
- a CDS encoding DUF2441 domain-containing protein, producing the protein MNLQYYHLVTRKPMHVGQKIVFDKTHKNRLYSFFLDNNFKNKTNETVDQIIHRLDSSIDDVELSFLKNSQSHTSRAIREVITEMIRLEYFPTLPSRFECLYGSDSLQGIFEWKELFESYNREILQIVKLKTSGPIFKGNADSLPSLENCSFLEKIDQAKEYWSSPAENYLTEVLIGGEIFVTEIIEDFQ; encoded by the coding sequence ATGAACTTGCAATACTATCATTTAGTAACAAGAAAACCGATGCATGTTGGTCAAAAAATTGTTTTTGATAAAACTCATAAAAATCGACTGTATTCCTTTTTTTTAGATAATAATTTTAAAAATAAAACAAATGAGACCGTTGATCAGATAATCCATCGTTTAGATTCATCGATTGATGATGTTGAATTATCATTTTTAAAAAACTCCCAATCTCATACTTCAAGAGCCATTAGAGAAGTCATTACTGAAATGATTAGGTTAGAATATTTTCCGACGCTTCCTTCAAGGTTCGAATGTTTATATGGGTCTGATAGTCTGCAGGGTATATTTGAATGGAAAGAGTTGTTTGAATCCTATAACAGAGAGATTCTTCAAATTGTCAAATTAAAAACTTCTGGACCGATTTTTAAAGGAAACGCTGATTCCCTGCCGTCTTTAGAAAATTGTTCTTTTTTAGAAAAAATCGATCAAGCAAAAGAGTACTGGAGTTCTCCTGCTGAAAATTATCTCACTGAAGTATTAATTGGTGGAGAAATTTTTGTGACAGAAATTATTGAAGATTTTCAATAA
- a CDS encoding GNAT family N-acetyltransferase, translated as MKSIEYRKITEEYAIDLQLPNEPFKVFGRMIINRNNEEWSYETEMFAEAYYMTFPEEEYSFEMITRNGFVLGAYENGNCIGLAIFQNDPGKYMYLYDLKVNKEFRRKGIAEELISSGLKLVRSLGYAGIYTIGQDNNLAACKFYLKQNFVIGGLNTNDYKHTKQEGKSNIYFYLD; from the coding sequence ATGAAGAGTATTGAATATCGTAAAATTACTGAAGAATATGCAATAGATCTACAGTTACCTAATGAACCCTTCAAAGTTTTTGGTCGTATGATCATTAACCGAAACAATGAGGAATGGTCTTATGAAACGGAGATGTTTGCAGAAGCCTATTATATGACTTTTCCAGAAGAAGAGTATAGTTTTGAAATGATTACTAGAAATGGATTTGTGCTAGGAGCTTATGAGAATGGAAACTGTATCGGTTTAGCCATTTTTCAAAATGATCCAGGTAAATATATGTATCTATACGATTTAAAAGTGAATAAAGAATTTCGTAGAAAAGGAATTGCGGAAGAATTAATTTCTAGCGGTTTGAAATTAGTTCGAAGTTTAGGATACGCTGGAATTTATACGATTGGACAAGATAATAATCTAGCAGCATGTAAGTTTTATTTAAAACAAAATTTTGTCATTGGTGGTTTGAATACAAATGATTACAAACACACAAAACAAGAAGGTAAGTCCAATATTTATTTTTACTTAGATTAA